In Zunongwangia profunda SM-A87, the following proteins share a genomic window:
- a CDS encoding SRPBCC family protein, producing the protein MYQIHTFQKLPISKKQAWDFLSDPKNLKIITPDYMGFDITSGGDRPMFEGQIIQYIVTPIAGIKTKWVTEITHVKDGEYFVDEQRFGPYALWHHKHFIKEIEGGVEMEDIVDYKLPMGKLGNLVHPFMVKPKLNEIFEYRKKKLVELFGEYKASEENTEATLKQDILN; encoded by the coding sequence ATGTACCAGATTCATACCTTCCAAAAACTTCCTATTTCTAAAAAACAGGCATGGGATTTTTTATCTGATCCTAAAAACCTAAAAATCATTACTCCAGATTATATGGGTTTTGATATCACGTCTGGTGGAGATCGTCCCATGTTCGAAGGTCAGATTATTCAGTATATCGTAACACCAATTGCCGGTATAAAAACAAAATGGGTAACTGAAATTACTCATGTTAAAGATGGAGAATATTTCGTAGATGAACAACGCTTTGGTCCTTACGCCTTATGGCACCATAAGCATTTTATTAAAGAGATTGAAGGCGGAGTAGAAATGGAAGATATTGTAGATTATAAGCTACCCATGGGAAAATTGGGTAATCTGGTACACCCGTTCATGGTAAAACCTAAATTAAATGAAATCTTTGAATATCGCAAAAAAAAGCTTGTAGAGCTCTTTGGTGAGTATAAAGCATCTGAAGAAAATACTGAAGCTACGCTAAAACAAGATATACTAAACTAA
- a CDS encoding DUF2911 domain-containing protein → MKKLLQLFILFLGASVSAQIQAPQPSPSAKVEQMVGLTTVTLDYSRPAMRGRTIFGDLVPYGEIWRTGANENTVISFSDDVEIQGQTLKAGKYAIYTIPNKDSWEVIFYKSTNNWGNPQNWNDSMVALKAKAEVVKLHMEMQSFTILIDELTNDGATLNFLWENTVAFLSFSVPTDKKTMASIDSVMNGPGAGDYYAAAAYYHDAGKDLNKAWDWINKATEANPNAYWMLRKKSLIAADLGKKDEAIEAAKKSLAAAKKAGNQDYVKMNEDSLKEWGAK, encoded by the coding sequence ATGAAAAAACTACTACAACTATTTATTCTTTTTTTAGGGGCGTCAGTATCTGCACAAATACAGGCTCCACAACCAAGCCCTTCTGCTAAAGTAGAGCAGATGGTAGGTTTAACGACAGTAACATTAGATTATTCCAGACCTGCTATGCGAGGCAGAACGATTTTTGGAGACCTTGTGCCTTACGGAGAAATTTGGAGAACCGGGGCCAATGAGAATACAGTGATTAGTTTTTCTGATGATGTAGAAATACAGGGACAAACTTTAAAAGCGGGCAAATACGCGATCTATACGATCCCAAATAAAGATAGTTGGGAGGTGATTTTTTATAAATCTACCAATAACTGGGGAAATCCTCAAAATTGGAATGACAGTATGGTTGCTTTAAAAGCAAAAGCAGAGGTGGTTAAATTGCATATGGAAATGCAAAGCTTCACTATTCTTATCGATGAACTTACAAATGATGGCGCTACTCTAAATTTCTTATGGGAAAATACGGTAGCTTTTTTATCTTTTTCAGTTCCAACAGATAAGAAAACAATGGCAAGTATCGATAGCGTAATGAATGGTCCCGGAGCTGGTGACTATTATGCGGCAGCGGCCTATTACCATGATGCCGGAAAAGATTTAAATAAAGCATGGGATTGGATCAATAAGGCAACTGAAGCTAATCCAAATGCTTACTGGATGCTAAGAAAAAAATCCTTGATCGCTGCTGATTTAGGTAAAAAAGACGAGGCAATTGAAGCTGCTAAAAAGTCTTTGGCTGCTGCTAAAAAAGCGGGTAACCAGGATTATGTGAAAATGAATGAAGATTCTTTAAAAGAATGGGGAGCAAAATAA
- the kdsB gene encoding 3-deoxy-manno-octulosonate cytidylyltransferase, which translates to MKEKLKIVAMIPARYEASRFPGKLMQDLNGKPVIQRTYEAANNTGLFDQVYIVTDSDKIFQAATEFGGKVIRSKEEHDCGSDRLAEAVHDMDVDIVVNVQGDEPFIDKPSLERLLNVFQDDDASSIDLASLKVAIQDSEEITNPNNVKVITDNNDYALYFSRFPLPYPRNTDIKVIYYKHIGIYAFRKQALLDFYNLPMLQLESAEKIECIRYLEYGKNIKMVETEMQTIGIDTPEDLERAKKYLQSSEM; encoded by the coding sequence ATGAAAGAAAAACTTAAGATTGTCGCGATGATTCCGGCCAGATACGAAGCTTCCCGTTTTCCTGGGAAATTGATGCAGGATTTGAATGGAAAACCGGTAATTCAGCGAACCTATGAAGCCGCTAATAATACCGGACTTTTCGACCAGGTTTATATTGTGACCGATAGTGATAAAATTTTTCAGGCCGCAACTGAATTTGGCGGAAAAGTGATACGAAGTAAAGAAGAGCATGATTGCGGAAGTGATCGTCTTGCCGAGGCCGTTCATGATATGGATGTAGATATTGTGGTTAATGTACAGGGAGACGAGCCATTTATAGATAAACCAAGTTTAGAGCGGCTACTAAATGTTTTTCAGGATGATGATGCTTCAAGTATCGATCTGGCTTCGTTAAAAGTGGCTATACAGGATAGCGAAGAAATTACTAATCCTAATAATGTAAAGGTAATTACAGATAATAATGATTATGCCTTATATTTTTCCAGATTCCCGTTGCCTTATCCAAGAAATACAGACATTAAGGTGATTTATTATAAGCATATTGGGATTTATGCTTTTAGAAAACAGGCCCTTTTGGATTTTTATAATTTGCCGATGCTTCAACTGGAAAGTGCTGAAAAAATTGAGTGTATTCGATATTTGGAATACGGTAAAAATATCAAAATGGTAGAAACCGAGATGCAAACTATTGGGATCGATACTCCTGAGGATTTGGAACGTGCAAAGAAATACCTACAATCTTCTGAAATGTAA
- a CDS encoding sulfite exporter TauE/SafE family protein, whose translation MLISGFIFGLLGSFHCIGMCGPIAFLLPLSRDKKPLMFLQLFLYNFGRILSYAIIGLLFGLLGKGLNLFAAQQKLSIAVGVLMILTAVFSFRSMKFNKMVTPFFSMISRLKSKIGAGLKKKSPDTFLSIGMLNGFLPCGLVYMAMLGAIAEANAGFGALYMVFFGLGTIPLMTAVVFLSNTLSSGLKTRERIRKLIPVFIVLTGFLFILRGSGLNIPYLSPAMAKGKVDAKIECHEPVKVSFEKNT comes from the coding sequence ATGCTTATCAGCGGGTTTATATTCGGACTTTTAGGTAGTTTTCATTGTATTGGGATGTGCGGTCCCATAGCCTTTCTATTACCTTTAAGCAGGGATAAAAAGCCCTTGATGTTCCTTCAATTATTCCTCTATAATTTTGGACGGATCTTATCGTATGCCATAATCGGATTATTATTTGGTTTGCTTGGAAAAGGATTAAACCTATTTGCGGCACAACAAAAACTGTCGATAGCCGTAGGAGTTTTGATGATTTTGACTGCTGTTTTTTCATTCAGAAGTATGAAATTTAATAAAATGGTAACTCCTTTTTTTAGCATGATTAGTAGGTTAAAATCCAAAATAGGAGCAGGTTTAAAGAAAAAATCTCCAGATACTTTTCTCTCTATAGGCATGCTAAATGGCTTTTTACCATGTGGACTCGTTTATATGGCAATGCTTGGTGCCATTGCTGAGGCAAATGCTGGTTTTGGGGCTTTATATATGGTATTTTTTGGTTTAGGTACCATTCCGCTCATGACAGCAGTAGTGTTTCTAAGCAATACACTTTCAAGCGGTTTAAAAACCAGAGAAAGAATACGAAAACTAATACCAGTATTTATTGTTTTAACGGGTTTTTTATTTATTCTGCGTGGTTCAGGCCTTAATATTCCTTATCTATCTCCGGCAATGGCCAAAGGCAAAGTAGATGCCAAAATCGAATGCCATGAACCAGTAAAAGTTTCGTTTGAGAAAAACACTTAG
- a CDS encoding DUF3822 family protein: MVTNNQENTFCKLSIQVSLNGLSFCILNTTNNTIVYYHKKSFEKELDPVNLLQKIEEEYNTQPRLKTAVNEVKLCFCNSLFTLVPKKWFKEDAAASYLKFNTKILKTDFVAVDEIENKEMVNVYIPYTNIINYFFEKYGEFEYVHHLSVLLYRFLSFDDHKGIKVYAHNTHKRLDLFIIEDGRLLLCNSFTYSSKEDYLYYLLFVAEQLDLDPKKFKLHLSGDIHKEDDIYKLLQDYIRNIYFLSSETEHEIEEGWNINKSEEYILLNTL, from the coding sequence ATGGTGACCAATAATCAAGAAAATACTTTTTGTAAACTGTCCATTCAGGTTAGCCTGAATGGACTTTCTTTTTGTATCTTAAATACAACAAACAATACTATTGTTTATTATCACAAAAAATCATTTGAAAAAGAACTGGACCCGGTAAACCTTCTTCAGAAAATCGAAGAAGAGTATAATACACAACCACGGCTTAAAACAGCAGTCAACGAAGTAAAATTATGCTTTTGTAATAGCCTTTTTACGTTGGTTCCTAAAAAATGGTTTAAAGAAGATGCGGCTGCATCTTATTTAAAATTCAATACGAAAATCCTTAAAACCGATTTTGTGGCAGTAGACGAAATTGAGAATAAGGAAATGGTAAATGTATATATTCCTTACACCAATATCATCAACTACTTTTTTGAAAAATATGGTGAATTTGAATATGTTCACCATCTATCAGTATTATTATACAGGTTTCTTTCTTTTGATGATCATAAAGGAATTAAAGTTTATGCGCATAATACCCATAAACGGCTAGATTTGTTTATCATAGAAGATGGCAGGCTATTGTTATGCAACAGCTTTACTTATTCGAGTAAAGAAGATTATTTATATTACCTGCTTTTTGTTGCAGAGCAATTAGATTTAGATCCTAAAAAATTTAAACTTCACTTAAGTGGAGACATTCATAAAGAAGACGATATCTATAAATTGCTTCAGGATTATATTCGAAATATCTATTTCTTATCTTCAGAAACAGAACATGAAATTGAAGAAGGATGGAATATTAATAAATCTGAAGAATACATACTTTTAAACACGCTTTAA
- a CDS encoding Gfo/Idh/MocA family protein, which produces MSKIINWGILGPGKIAKKFALGLSYVPNANLYAAASRSLEKAKDFSAEMGADKAYGSYTEMLNDPKVDAVYIATPHVFHYEHTLLCLKHKKPVLCEKPFAMNKNQVKEMIDFAQKQDTFLMEAMWTHFLPHFKYTKEVIKSGKYGKVLAMEADFGFDAPFNANSRIYNKALGGGSLLDIGIYPIFAALSFLGKPEKIEATAKMTKTEVDARCHATFFYPENVKAELYSFVDKHTDVAATIKLEKAEIYIKPRFHQPSSVVITTENDSFTKEFGVKANGYNFEAEHVGQMLLEGKKESTEMSFDKSLELIEMLDKVREKIGLEY; this is translated from the coding sequence ATGAGTAAAATAATAAACTGGGGAATCTTAGGACCAGGCAAAATTGCTAAAAAATTTGCGTTAGGTTTATCCTATGTTCCCAATGCCAATTTGTATGCGGCTGCAAGCCGGTCTTTAGAAAAAGCTAAAGATTTTTCTGCAGAAATGGGAGCCGATAAAGCCTATGGCAGTTATACTGAAATGTTAAATGATCCTAAGGTAGATGCTGTTTACATTGCTACTCCTCACGTATTTCACTATGAGCATACCTTACTTTGCCTAAAACATAAAAAGCCTGTTTTGTGTGAAAAGCCTTTTGCCATGAATAAAAATCAGGTAAAGGAAATGATCGATTTTGCACAAAAACAGGATACATTTTTAATGGAAGCCATGTGGACGCATTTTCTGCCGCATTTTAAATATACTAAGGAAGTTATAAAATCTGGCAAATACGGAAAAGTTTTAGCGATGGAAGCCGATTTTGGTTTTGATGCTCCTTTTAATGCCAACAGCAGGATCTACAATAAAGCATTAGGTGGCGGGAGTTTACTGGATATTGGTATCTATCCAATTTTTGCGGCCTTGAGCTTTCTGGGTAAACCAGAAAAAATAGAAGCAACCGCTAAAATGACCAAAACCGAGGTAGATGCCAGGTGTCACGCTACATTTTTTTATCCTGAAAACGTAAAAGCAGAGCTTTACAGTTTTGTAGATAAACATACTGATGTTGCTGCCACCATAAAATTAGAAAAGGCCGAAATTTATATAAAACCACGATTTCATCAACCAAGCTCGGTGGTGATCACTACTGAAAATGATAGCTTCACTAAAGAATTTGGAGTAAAAGCTAATGGATATAATTTTGAAGCCGAACATGTAGGCCAAATGCTATTAGAAGGTAAAAAAGAAAGTACTGAAATGAGTTTTGACAAAAGTTTAGAACTTATAGAAATGCTGGATAAGGTTCGGGAAAAAATTGGTTTGGAGTATTGA
- a CDS encoding SDR family NAD(P)-dependent oxidoreductase codes for MKKNILLIGGSTGIGLEIAKKLYKNHNIYIASRNKVDHDNLEVTHLEFDVLKNDISSLDLPEQLDGLVYCPGSINLKPFKMLKPKDFEQEMQLNFFGLIKVVNGLMPKLKESNQASLVFFSSVAVKVGMPFHTSVAAAKGAIEGFAKSLAAEYAPSLRVNVVSPSLTDTPLAEKLLNNDKKKEKMDQRHPLKRVGTTADIANMTAFLLSEESSWITGQILGVDGGLSTLNIS; via the coding sequence ATGAAAAAGAATATTTTACTCATTGGTGGTTCTACCGGTATAGGATTAGAAATCGCTAAAAAACTATACAAGAACCATAATATTTATATCGCTTCAAGAAACAAGGTTGATCATGATAATCTAGAGGTGACTCATTTAGAATTTGACGTATTAAAGAATGATATTTCTTCTCTTGATCTACCTGAACAATTAGACGGACTGGTTTACTGCCCGGGAAGCATCAATCTGAAACCTTTTAAAATGCTAAAACCAAAAGATTTTGAACAGGAAATGCAACTTAATTTCTTTGGTTTGATTAAGGTAGTAAATGGATTAATGCCCAAATTAAAAGAATCTAATCAGGCAAGTCTAGTGTTTTTTAGTAGTGTTGCCGTTAAAGTAGGGATGCCATTTCACACAAGTGTAGCTGCTGCCAAAGGTGCTATTGAAGGTTTTGCCAAATCTTTGGCCGCAGAATATGCTCCTAGCTTAAGAGTTAACGTAGTATCCCCTTCACTAACCGATACTCCGCTTGCAGAAAAACTTTTAAATAATGATAAGAAAAAAGAAAAAATGGATCAACGGCACCCATTAAAAAGAGTAGGAACTACCGCTGATATTGCAAATATGACCGCATTTTTATTAAGTGAAGAAAGTAGTTGGATTACAGGACAAATTCTTGGTGTAGATGGAGGGCTTTCAACACTAAATATTTCATAA
- the ccoG gene encoding cytochrome c oxidase accessory protein CcoG — MSTIPENNFRDSIGTINQEGKRAWIFPKKPSGKFYKYRKLVSYLLLAILFAAPFIKINGNQFLLFNVLERRFNFFGYPFWPQDFYLVVIMMIIGVVFVILFTVAFGRIFCGWICPQTIFMEMVFRRIEYWIEGDRGKQLRLAKQSWDAEKIRKKGLKWIIFFIISFLIANIFLAYIISSDQLLEYITEGPAENISTFISLLIFTGVFYFIFTWFREQVCIIACPYGRLQGVLLDNRSIIVAYDHKRGEKEKGRAKFRKNEDRQATGKGDCIDCLQCVQVCPTGIDIRNGTQLECVNCTACIDACDSMMEAVNLPIGLIRYASEENIEKKAKFKFTPRLKGYTTVLVILIGVLTGMLFLRNDVEARILRLPGQLYEHQQDNRISNVFTFKLVNKTTEDIENVQLKLISHKGEVRLVKSDSLIVPKQGFAEGTLFIEIPAASLKGEKEKLKIGVYSNNKLIETTTTNFLGPRSYR, encoded by the coding sequence ATGAGCACGATCCCCGAAAATAATTTTAGAGATTCTATTGGAACTATAAACCAGGAAGGTAAAAGGGCGTGGATATTTCCTAAAAAGCCTTCTGGTAAATTTTACAAATATCGAAAGCTGGTAAGTTATCTACTGCTGGCTATATTATTTGCTGCTCCATTTATAAAAATTAACGGCAATCAGTTTCTGTTATTCAACGTATTAGAGCGTCGTTTCAATTTTTTTGGATATCCTTTCTGGCCACAGGATTTTTATCTGGTGGTGATCATGATGATTATAGGGGTAGTCTTCGTGATTTTATTTACTGTGGCCTTTGGAAGGATATTTTGTGGTTGGATTTGCCCGCAAACCATCTTTATGGAAATGGTTTTTCGCCGAATCGAATATTGGATAGAGGGTGATCGCGGTAAACAACTACGTTTGGCAAAACAATCCTGGGATGCCGAAAAGATTAGGAAAAAAGGCCTAAAATGGATTATTTTCTTCATTATTTCGTTTTTAATAGCAAACATCTTTCTGGCTTATATCATTAGTAGTGATCAGCTTTTGGAATACATCACTGAAGGGCCTGCAGAAAACATAAGCACTTTTATTTCTCTGCTAATTTTCACGGGGGTTTTCTACTTTATTTTTACATGGTTTAGAGAACAGGTTTGCATCATTGCCTGTCCTTATGGTAGGCTTCAGGGAGTATTGCTAGATAACCGATCGATTATTGTAGCCTACGATCATAAACGTGGAGAAAAAGAAAAGGGAAGAGCTAAGTTCAGAAAAAATGAAGATCGTCAGGCTACCGGGAAAGGTGATTGTATCGACTGTTTACAGTGCGTACAGGTTTGCCCAACGGGGATTGATATTAGAAACGGAACACAACTGGAATGTGTAAATTGTACAGCATGCATCGATGCTTGCGATTCGATGATGGAGGCGGTAAACCTTCCTATAGGTCTTATTCGTTATGCAAGTGAAGAGAACATTGAGAAGAAAGCCAAATTCAAATTTACACCCAGGTTAAAAGGCTACACTACGGTTTTAGTGATTTTAATAGGCGTTTTAACAGGGATGTTATTTCTAAGAAATGATGTTGAAGCCAGGATTTTACGCTTACCGGGACAACTCTACGAGCATCAGCAGGATAACAGGATCAGCAATGTATTTACCTTTAAACTGGTGAATAAAACTACCGAAGATATCGAAAATGTTCAGTTAAAATTAATCTCTCATAAAGGTGAAGTACGATTGGTAAAAAGTGATAGCCTTATTGTACCAAAACAGGGATTTGCTGAAGGAACTTTATTTATCGAGATCCCGGCGGCTTCTTTAAAAGGAGAGAAAGAAAAACTAAAAATAGGGGTATACAGTAATAACAAATTAATAGAAACTACCACAACCAATTTCCTTGGTCCACGTAGTTATCGATAA
- a CDS encoding RsmD family RNA methyltransferase, with the protein MRIISGSNKGKRIIAPKKLPVRPTTDMAKEGLFNILNNHYHFSALQVLDLFSGTGNISYEFASRGAEKITAIDGNFECIKFIKKTAAELNYAIIAIKSDVFKYLEKAPIAADIIFADPPYDFSTEDFLKIAELVFTNNLLKEGGMLIIESGKHTDLSSGPNFVEKRGYGGSVFSFFYENVEEN; encoded by the coding sequence ATGCGCATTATTTCAGGAAGTAACAAGGGAAAAAGAATTATCGCCCCTAAAAAATTACCCGTAAGACCAACCACTGATATGGCAAAAGAAGGTTTGTTTAATATTTTAAACAACCACTATCATTTTAGTGCTTTACAAGTTTTAGACCTATTCTCTGGAACAGGTAATATCTCCTATGAATTTGCGTCACGTGGTGCTGAAAAAATTACGGCAATAGATGGCAATTTTGAATGTATAAAATTCATAAAGAAAACGGCAGCCGAACTAAATTATGCAATCATCGCCATAAAAAGTGATGTTTTCAAATATTTGGAAAAAGCTCCCATAGCGGCAGATATCATATTTGCCGATCCACCTTATGATTTTTCTACCGAGGATTTTTTAAAAATAGCTGAATTAGTTTTTACAAATAATCTGCTTAAGGAAGGTGGAATGCTTATTATAGAATCCGGAAAACATACCGATTTATCCAGTGGCCCAAATTTTGTTGAGAAACGAGGCTATGGAGGTTCTGTTTTTTCATTTTTTTACGAGAATGTTGAGGAAAATTAA
- a CDS encoding FixH family protein produces MKFNWGTGLAIGMFCFIGFIMFMVIKMSTDDKYEYDLVVEDYYGKELRFQQEIDAEKNLKLFSEEITGKKTTEGYELSFPKTEGEIKGTVNLYRPSNKKLDFIIPLELSEDKIVIPEAQLIDGRWDISVEMTYQGKDILFKKSITY; encoded by the coding sequence ATGAAATTTAATTGGGGAACCGGACTCGCAATTGGCATGTTTTGCTTTATTGGATTTATCATGTTTATGGTGATAAAAATGAGTACCGACGATAAATACGAATACGATCTTGTAGTTGAAGATTACTACGGAAAAGAATTGCGCTTTCAGCAGGAAATAGATGCAGAAAAGAATTTGAAGCTTTTTTCCGAAGAAATTACAGGAAAGAAAACAACAGAAGGTTATGAACTTAGTTTTCCTAAAACCGAAGGTGAAATAAAAGGAACAGTAAACTTATATCGACCTTCCAATAAGAAACTTGATTTTATTATTCCGTTAGAATTATCTGAAGATAAAATTGTCATTCCTGAAGCACAATTAATCGATGGACGCTGGGATATTTCCGTAGAAATGACCTACCAGGGAAAAGACATTTTGTTTAAAAAATCCATTACGTATTAG
- a CDS encoding cryptochrome/photolyase family protein, with product MSRDKINIFWFRRDLRLDDNVGFLASLKEEHPVMPIFIFDPEILDNLPEDDARVTFIFETLQDMRNELQENHHSSIGMYHGKPEEVFKELLKNYSLGKVFTNRDYEPYAKDRDEKIQKLLDENNVKFETFKDQVIFEKDEVVKGDGDPYVVYTPYMKTWMEHFKNSDLKIHYTSQFLDNLVQNTRLPNLSLSDIGFKKSSLKVPDFDTTPSLIQRYEDTRNIPSKEGTSRLGPHLRFGTVSVRKMVKKANNEKNKTFLQELVWREFFMQVLYHNPSTVTDAFKKKYDNIQWRNNKEEFEKWKNGKTGFPLVDAGMRQLNKSGFMHNRVRMLVGSFLCKHLLIDWRWGEAYFAEKLLDYEMSSNVGNWQWVAGSGVDAVPYFRIFNPTTQIDKFDKDKKYIKEWVEEFGSDDYPDKMVDHKEARERALSTYKEAVSNG from the coding sequence ATGAGTAGAGACAAAATAAATATCTTTTGGTTTCGAAGGGATTTAAGATTAGATGATAATGTAGGTTTTTTAGCTTCATTAAAAGAAGAGCATCCCGTAATGCCTATCTTTATTTTTGATCCTGAAATTTTAGATAATTTACCAGAGGATGATGCTCGTGTAACTTTTATTTTTGAAACCCTTCAGGATATGAGAAATGAACTTCAGGAAAATCATCATTCTTCTATCGGCATGTATCATGGTAAACCTGAAGAAGTTTTTAAAGAACTCTTAAAGAATTATAGCCTTGGTAAAGTATTTACCAATCGAGATTATGAGCCTTACGCTAAAGATCGTGATGAAAAAATTCAGAAATTGTTAGATGAAAATAATGTTAAATTTGAGACTTTTAAAGACCAGGTTATCTTTGAAAAAGATGAAGTCGTAAAAGGTGATGGTGATCCTTATGTGGTTTATACACCATACATGAAAACCTGGATGGAGCATTTTAAAAATAGTGATCTAAAGATTCATTATACCAGTCAATTTCTAGATAATCTCGTCCAAAATACCAGGTTACCAAACTTAAGTTTAAGCGATATTGGTTTTAAAAAATCATCTTTAAAAGTGCCTGATTTTGATACCACACCAAGTCTTATTCAGCGCTACGAGGATACCAGAAATATACCTTCCAAAGAAGGCACCAGTCGTTTAGGACCACATCTTAGGTTTGGGACGGTAAGCGTTAGGAAAATGGTAAAGAAAGCGAATAACGAAAAAAATAAAACCTTTTTACAGGAACTGGTTTGGCGCGAGTTTTTTATGCAGGTTTTATATCATAACCCTTCTACAGTAACTGATGCTTTTAAAAAGAAATACGATAATATACAATGGCGTAATAATAAAGAGGAGTTTGAAAAATGGAAAAACGGTAAAACAGGCTTCCCTCTTGTTGATGCCGGTATGCGCCAGTTAAATAAATCTGGTTTTATGCATAATAGGGTTAGAATGTTAGTAGGAAGTTTTTTATGCAAACACCTACTAATCGATTGGCGCTGGGGAGAAGCTTATTTTGCTGAAAAATTACTGGATTACGAAATGTCTTCGAATGTAGGAAACTGGCAGTGGGTTGCTGGAAGTGGAGTAGATGCCGTTCCTTATTTTAGGATATTTAATCCAACTACTCAAATAGATAAATTCGATAAAGACAAAAAATATATAAAAGAATGGGTTGAAGAATTTGGCAGCGATGATTATCCTGATAAAATGGTAGATCACAAAGAAGCAAGAGAACGTGCACTTTCAACCTATAAAGAAGCAGTAAGCAATGGTTAA
- a CDS encoding ATP-dependent DNA helicase → MEKPNVSAFYKILIQDLGFQPREKQDIALQQLAKFAVEGTNDDLFLLKGFAGTGKTTIISSFVKNLWKIKKSGVLMAPTGRAAKVIANYSKREAFTIHKKIYFPKKSGGSGIQFVLQPNKHKNTIFIVDEASMIADHPGDSKNFDNGSLLDDLMEFVYSGHKCQLIFIGDTAQLPPVKMDMSPALDQDKLRTGFFKEVGHIELDEVVRQSEESDILHNATLIREAIREEFYESFKFELGPKADVVRLVDGYEIMEAIQDAYHSLGNEETSIIVRSNKRANQYNQQIRSRILFQEEEISAGDYLMVVKNNYFWVKPSSEAGFIANGDIVKVLEIFAIKELYGFRFAEVSVQMVDYPKMSPFETVVMLDTLTSNSPSLTFEESNLLYQEVMKDYEDETAKYKKFLKVKNNKYFNALQVKFSYAITCHKSQGGQWNTVFIEQPYLPNGIGKEYLRWLYTAVTRATDKLYLIGFKDDFFVIQD, encoded by the coding sequence ATGGAAAAACCGAATGTTTCAGCATTCTATAAAATTTTGATTCAGGATTTGGGTTTTCAACCCCGTGAAAAACAGGATATTGCCTTGCAGCAACTTGCGAAATTTGCTGTAGAAGGTACAAACGATGATCTTTTTTTGCTTAAAGGCTTTGCCGGTACAGGAAAAACAACAATTATCAGCTCATTTGTTAAAAACTTATGGAAAATTAAGAAATCGGGTGTATTAATGGCGCCAACAGGGCGTGCTGCCAAAGTAATTGCTAATTATTCTAAAAGAGAAGCTTTTACCATTCATAAGAAAATTTATTTTCCGAAGAAGTCGGGGGGAAGCGGAATTCAATTTGTTTTACAGCCCAATAAGCATAAAAATACAATTTTTATAGTAGATGAGGCCTCGATGATCGCAGATCACCCGGGAGATTCTAAAAATTTTGATAATGGCTCTTTGCTAGATGATTTAATGGAATTTGTTTACAGCGGGCATAAATGTCAGTTGATTTTTATAGGAGACACCGCACAGCTTCCACCGGTAAAAATGGATATGAGTCCGGCACTGGATCAGGATAAATTACGAACCGGATTTTTTAAGGAGGTTGGACATATAGAGTTGGATGAAGTAGTGCGGCAGAGTGAAGAAAGCGATATTCTGCACAACGCAACTTTAATTAGGGAAGCTATAAGAGAGGAATTTTATGAGAGTTTTAAATTTGAACTGGGACCTAAAGCAGATGTAGTACGACTGGTAGATGGGTATGAAATTATGGAAGCTATTCAGGACGCTTATCATTCTTTAGGCAACGAGGAAACCAGTATTATCGTTAGGTCTAATAAAAGAGCTAATCAATACAATCAGCAAATAAGATCACGGATTTTATTTCAGGAAGAAGAAATTTCAGCAGGGGATTATCTCATGGTGGTGAAAAATAATTATTTCTGGGTGAAACCCTCTTCAGAGGCCGGTTTTATTGCGAATGGGGATATCGTAAAAGTTTTAGAGATTTTTGCAATAAAAGAACTTTACGGATTCCGTTTTGCAGAAGTTTCTGTCCAAATGGTGGATTATCCAAAAATGAGTCCTTTTGAGACGGTAGTGATGTTAGATACCTTAACAAGCAATTCGCCTTCGCTTACTTTTGAAGAGTCTAATCTTCTTTATCAGGAAGTGATGAAGGATTATGAAGACGAAACAGCCAAGTATAAGAAATTTTTGAAAGTTAAAAACAATAAATATTTTAATGCATTACAGGTTAAATTCTCTTATGCCATCACCTGTCATAAAAGTCAGGGTGGACAGTGGAATACGGTTTTTATAGAACAACCTTATTTACCAAATGGTATTGGTAAAGAATATCTTCGATGGTTGTATACAGCGGTAACAAGGGCTACAGATAAATTATATCTTATAGGATTTAAGGATGATTTTTTTGTTATACAGGATTAA